TGAGGGCAATAGATTTCTGCTTCGCCATCCAAACCCTCCGGTAAGTCGGCCTAAAACCAAAGTGCGCTGCCGTGGCGTTCAGGAGCACCTTTATGCTCACGGATGCATCGGCCCTAACCATTGGCATAATGAACGCCGAAATCACATGATAATCCAAACTCCTGTGGTCACTCGAGATGGATGTGGCCAGGCAAGTGTGAGGTCCATTGTACCGTTTGACCTCCCAAATGCCCTTGCACTTCCGAAGACTCAGTCGAATCAACCATGTGCACCCATTCCCAAACTCGGAACACTTGCCCACATACCGGTGGTGATCGGACTCCACCACCTTGTACTGTACCCCTCGCCGGATGCTGTAAGTCTTCACACTTAAAAGGGCCTCATCTTTATCCTGGAATTGCTGACCAACCTGGAACTCTGTCAGACCAGTAGTCCCTTCTGCATCTCTAGCTCCGAATCCAACAGCGTGCCCTAAAACCCCCTCATGTCTCATGGCGTCCAAGTCCAACGAGGAAAAATGTGGTGGATACTGCTGTGTGCCAGAGCTAGAACCACCTACCTCCAATGCAGGCCCAGTCGCTCCAATATCATCAGCGCTGTCATTGTCAATCATATCCGGCTCGACGTCATCCTCCTCTTCATCACCCAAAAAACCGTCTCCAACGCCAATAGGTGCAACTCCCACTAAAGCGTTTGGCAAATTTTCCCTTTCCACTACCTCGTCGCCTTCGGTGCCATTGAGGTCAACAGCAAAAGACGGGGAGGCGACCGGTTGGACCCCTGGTTCGTACACAGGGACGGAGGAGGAAGCAACGGCAGGCCGGGAACTAGAACCTGCTGGATTCGCTATAGTGTTCGTATTCCTGTTCGAACCGCCGGAGCTGGATACAACATCAACCAGCCGTGCCAACAACTCCGGTGTCCTCACCTCCGGAAACTGCCGCCGACAAAGAAATATTACTTGCAAGTCCACATCATTATTAATCGTGAAGCAATCATACTTCACGGTATTCTGTAGCACCGTGACTGGAATGCGATAGAAAAACTTCTTTACCCGCTTCGCACCATCCAGACCGAGCTTCATTAGTACAGCGCTGACAAGGTCATCATAACTCGTCGTAGATGTTACGACAATACATAGAGGATTCTTATCTATGAACTTTACTCCGGAACGAGTTTTTCTATTAACAGATCCTCTGTGGTGCACCAAAACCAcaaaactctcctcactagccatctTACTCCCTCTAATGAGACTAACTCACGTTTGGAACCATATATATACAGCTCAGTCTCACACTAATTCGAACCGGTCTGGTTCGAACTATGATTTGTGTAATTCAAACTAATCCGGTTCGAATTACACGGAAACCGtctctctctataattcgaaccagcttagTTCAAATTACGTTCATTcttaattcgaaccaagctggttcgattTATTACCAACCAAAAAAACCTAATTCGAACTCATCTGGTTCGATTTACTAACAATTAgagttcgaaccaacctggttcgaattatataaaaatacgatctgacttattgctgaaacgatttttgctttggcgtatttacgtaaTTTTTTGAGTCAGTTGGCTtattatggttttttaccctaataaataaatttgcaATTAAAGATTTGCAATTGGAATAAAAAAACAGGAAGGTATTTGCAAAAAGTGGAAAACATTTCTAATTTAGATATAATAAAGAGATGTTATGTGACAATTTTTTGCTGCaaaattagatatatatatatatatatatatatatatataatggatttaaaaaataaatttaaatagtAACTATTTGATTTGGTCCGTACAATTTTTTCCACGTGAAACGGTGAAAGAGACAGATAGCAGAGAAGAGAACATTCCACACAGAACAATCGTGGATCAAATTTGTCAAAGAAGCAGCAGCAGTTCTATCACTATCAACAGAAAtggaagaaggagaaaaagaagaagaagagagcgAATCGGTAAGAGTAAAGGACATCCTTCTGAAGCGGAAGATCGGAAAAGGGTCGTTCTCGGCGGTGTGGAAGGCGGAGCACAGAGGCACCGGCGAAGAGGTGGCAGTGAAACAGGTCTTCCTCTCCAAACTCAGCCCTCGCCTTAAGTCATCGTTCCACTGCGAGCTCAATTTCTTGTCCTCCGTCAACCACCCCAACATCGTTCGCCTCCTTGATTTCTTCCAGgttcttcttttttaattttagcttTTATTTGAATGccctttttcttattttttaaatttaagtgAAATATGTTGAGAAAATCAATTCTTTGTTGCATAATTGAAGgatcattttattattatttttattatttaaacttTCGCTATTGCTGTTTTCTACTTTAGTATGATGGATGTGCGTACTTGGTGATGGAGTTCTGTGCTGGAGGAAACCTTGCTTCTTATATCCGATTCCATGGGAGAGTTCAACAACAAACTGCCAGAAGATTCATGCAGCAGCTTGGTAACTCTTTTACCTGCATTCTTTATTGAAGTATTCTTTTGGTGTTGGTGCTTGTTTTAGCCTTGCAAGTTTGCAACTAAGGAATTTGTCTCAGTGTTTTGCAGGTTCTGGTATGAAAATATTACAAAGTCATGGTATCATTCATAGAGATTTGAAACCAGAGGTAAAGCTAAAATGAAAAATGTATGTGACATTGTTGCTACTTTGGTTTGAGATGCCTATTACTACATTAGC
This sequence is a window from Arachis stenosperma cultivar V10309 chromosome 10, arast.V10309.gnm1.PFL2, whole genome shotgun sequence. Protein-coding genes within it:
- the LOC130955571 gene encoding serine/threonine-protein kinase ATG1t isoform X2, coding for MEEGEKEEEESESVRVKDILLKRKIGKGSFSAVWKAEHRGTGEEVAVKQVFLSKLSPRLKSSFHCELNFLSSVNHPNIVRLLDFFQYDGCAYLVMEFCAGGNLASYIRFHGRVQQQTARRFMQQLGSGMKILQSHGIIHRDLKPENILLSKPRDDAILKIADFGLSRTVRPGEYAETVCGTPLYMAPEVLQFQKYDSKADMWSIGVILFELLNGYPPFNGRNNVQLLKNIRSSTGLPFSQMILLGLDPDCLDVCSKLLCSNPVDRLSFDEFYQHRFLRRKVMGA
- the LOC130955571 gene encoding serine/threonine-protein kinase ATG1t isoform X1, encoding MEEGEKEEEESESVRVKDILLKRKIGKGSFSAVWKAEHRGTGEEVAVKQVFLSKLSPRLKSSFHCELNFLSSVNHPNIVRLLDFFQYDGCAYLVMEFCAGGNLASYIRFHGRVQQQTARRFMQQLGSGMKILQSHGIIHRDLKPENILLSKPRDDAILKIADFGLSRTVRPGEYAETVCGTPLYMAPEVLQFQKYDSKADMWSIGVILFELLNGYPPFNGRNNVQLLKNIRSSTGLPFSQMILLGLDPDCLDVCSKLLCSNPA